The Mycolicibacterium smegmatis genome has a window encoding:
- a CDS encoding MlaE family ABC transporter permease, giving the protein MTASTDGFVDYLRGQLEKPLATVGGFFKMSVMTGKALFTRPFQWKEFVLQSWFLIRVAFLPTLAVSIPLTVLIIFTLNILLAEFGAADVSGAGAALGAVTQLGPLVTVLVVAGAGSTAICADLGARTVREEIDALEVLGIDPIERLVVPRVVASTFVAFMLNGAVITIGLVGGFFFGVYIQNVSAGAYVSTLTLLTGFPEVLISVVKATLFGMIAGLVGCYRGLTVAGGSKGVGTAVNETLVLCVVALFAVNVVLTTIGVRFGTGR; this is encoded by the coding sequence GTGACGGCGTCTACCGATGGCTTCGTCGATTACCTTCGTGGCCAGTTGGAGAAGCCGCTGGCGACGGTCGGCGGCTTCTTCAAGATGTCGGTGATGACCGGAAAAGCTCTGTTCACGCGGCCTTTTCAGTGGAAAGAGTTCGTCCTCCAGAGCTGGTTTCTCATCCGCGTGGCCTTCCTGCCGACGCTTGCGGTGTCGATCCCGCTGACGGTGCTCATCATCTTCACGCTGAACATCCTGCTGGCGGAGTTCGGTGCGGCTGACGTCTCCGGGGCCGGTGCCGCGCTCGGCGCCGTGACCCAGCTAGGTCCGCTCGTGACGGTGCTGGTCGTCGCAGGCGCCGGATCCACCGCCATCTGCGCCGATCTCGGCGCCCGCACGGTGCGTGAGGAGATCGACGCACTCGAGGTCCTCGGCATCGACCCCATCGAACGCCTCGTCGTGCCGCGCGTGGTCGCCTCGACGTTCGTCGCGTTCATGCTCAACGGTGCGGTCATCACAATCGGCCTGGTCGGTGGATTCTTCTTCGGTGTCTATATCCAGAACGTCTCGGCGGGCGCTTACGTTTCGACGCTGACCCTTCTCACGGGATTCCCCGAGGTGTTGATCTCGGTCGTGAAGGCGACGCTGTTCGGGATGATCGCCGGCCTCGTCGGCTGCTACCGCGGGCTCACGGTCGCGGGCGGTTCGAAGGGTGTCGGCACCGCGGTGAACGAGACCCTCGTGCTATGTGTGGTCGCGTTGTTCGCAGTCAACGTCGTGCTCACCACCATCGGTGTGCGGTTCGGGACAGGGCGCTGA
- a CDS encoding MlaE family ABC transporter permease: MSTVQVLRSRFPRAFSRSSEIAATPARFLDSMGHVAWFVVQAIVHVPHAFRHYRRESLRLVAEIGMGTGAMAVIGGTVAIIGFVTLSAGSLIAIQGFASLGNIGVEAFTGFFAALANIRVVAPVVTGQALAATVGAGATAELGAMRISEEVDALEVMGIKSISYLVSTRIMAGAIVIIPLYAMAILLSFMSAQLVTTIFYSQSVGTYEHYFHTFLRVDDVMWSFLEVIIMSVIVMLNHCYFGYFASGGAVGVGEAVGRSMRTSLIAIVLVVLLASLALYGTDPNFNLTV; encoded by the coding sequence ATGAGTACTGTTCAGGTTCTCCGCTCGCGGTTCCCGCGGGCGTTCTCACGCTCCTCCGAGATCGCGGCCACACCGGCGCGGTTCCTCGACAGCATGGGCCACGTCGCGTGGTTCGTCGTGCAGGCGATCGTGCATGTGCCCCACGCGTTCCGGCATTACCGCCGCGAATCGTTGCGGCTGGTCGCCGAGATCGGCATGGGCACCGGCGCGATGGCCGTCATCGGCGGCACCGTCGCGATCATCGGCTTCGTCACGCTGTCCGCGGGTTCGCTGATCGCCATCCAGGGCTTCGCCTCACTCGGCAACATCGGTGTCGAGGCGTTCACGGGCTTCTTCGCGGCCCTTGCCAACATCCGCGTCGTCGCACCTGTGGTCACCGGTCAGGCGCTCGCCGCGACCGTCGGGGCGGGTGCCACCGCCGAACTCGGCGCCATGCGCATCAGCGAAGAGGTCGACGCGCTCGAAGTCATGGGCATCAAGTCGATTTCGTATCTGGTGTCCACGCGCATCATGGCAGGCGCGATCGTCATCATCCCGCTGTACGCCATGGCGATCCTGCTGTCGTTCATGTCGGCGCAGCTGGTCACCACGATCTTCTACTCGCAGTCGGTCGGCACGTACGAGCACTACTTCCACACGTTCCTGCGTGTCGACGACGTGATGTGGTCATTCCTCGAAGTCATCATCATGTCGGTGATCGTCATGTTGAACCATTGCTACTTCGGCTATTTCGCCAGCGGCGGCGCCGTCGGCGTGGGTGAGGCCGTCGGGAGGTCGATGCGTACTTCGTTGATCGCGATCGTGCTGGTGGTCCTGTTGGCATCGTTGGCGCTCTACGGCACCGACCCGAACTTCAACCTGACGGTGTAG
- the fadD5 gene encoding fatty-acid--CoA ligase FadD5, with protein sequence MTAEPSQIEQPYLARRQNWVNQLTRHAMMQPDKTALRFLGRTTTWRELDDRVTRLAGALNRRGVGFGDRVLILMLNRTEFVEAMLAANRLGAIAVPVNFRMTPPEIAYLVSDCEAHVVVTEPVLAGVATAVRDLDATLQTVIVAGGATEDGVLGYDDLIAEEGEPPAPVDIPNDSPALIMYTSGTTGRPKGAVLTHTNLSAQAMMHLFTTGADLNSDVGFVGVPLFHIAGVAGSVLSGVTLGVPTVLYPLGAFDPDGLLDVLESEQVTGIFLVPAQWQAVCAAQRARPRNLKLRALSWGAAPASDTLLREMNEAFPDAQIFAAFGQTEMSPVTCMLLGDDAIRKLGSVGRVIPTVSARVVDDNMNDVPVGEVGEIVYRGPNLMTGYWNNPKATAEAFAGGWFHSGDLVRQDEEGYVWVVDRKKDMIISGGENIYCAEVENVLAAHPAIMEVAVIGRPHEKWGEVPVAVVALNSATAESISLGELDSFLTERLARYKHPKALEVVDALPRNPSGKVLKTELRERFGRATSLDGGESNSATTVSAG encoded by the coding sequence TTGACTGCCGAGCCGTCCCAGATTGAGCAGCCGTACCTCGCGCGTCGCCAGAACTGGGTCAACCAGCTGACCCGCCACGCGATGATGCAGCCGGACAAGACCGCCCTGCGTTTCCTGGGCCGCACCACCACGTGGCGCGAACTGGACGATCGCGTGACCCGGTTGGCCGGCGCGTTGAACCGCCGCGGCGTGGGCTTCGGCGACCGTGTTCTGATCCTGATGCTCAACCGCACCGAGTTCGTCGAGGCCATGCTGGCCGCGAACCGGCTGGGCGCCATCGCGGTTCCGGTGAACTTCCGCATGACCCCGCCCGAGATCGCGTACCTGGTCAGCGACTGCGAGGCGCACGTCGTGGTCACCGAGCCCGTGCTGGCGGGGGTGGCCACCGCGGTCCGCGACCTGGACGCGACGCTGCAGACCGTGATCGTGGCAGGAGGCGCCACCGAGGACGGCGTACTCGGGTACGACGACCTGATCGCCGAGGAGGGCGAACCGCCCGCCCCGGTCGACATCCCCAACGACTCACCGGCACTCATCATGTACACGTCGGGCACCACCGGCCGGCCCAAGGGCGCGGTGCTCACCCACACCAACCTGAGCGCGCAGGCGATGATGCACCTGTTCACCACGGGTGCCGACCTCAACAGCGACGTCGGCTTCGTGGGCGTGCCGCTGTTCCACATCGCAGGTGTCGCGGGCAGTGTGCTCAGCGGCGTGACGCTGGGTGTTCCGACCGTACTCTACCCTCTCGGCGCGTTCGACCCCGACGGCCTGCTGGATGTGCTTGAGTCCGAACAGGTCACGGGCATCTTCCTGGTGCCGGCCCAGTGGCAGGCGGTGTGCGCCGCGCAGCGGGCCCGGCCGCGCAACCTGAAACTGCGTGCGCTGTCGTGGGGTGCGGCGCCCGCGTCGGACACGCTGCTGCGCGAGATGAACGAGGCTTTCCCCGACGCGCAGATCTTCGCGGCGTTCGGGCAGACCGAGATGTCGCCGGTCACCTGCATGTTGTTGGGCGACGACGCGATTCGCAAGCTGGGTTCGGTGGGCCGGGTCATCCCGACCGTCTCGGCCCGCGTGGTCGACGACAACATGAACGACGTGCCGGTCGGCGAGGTCGGCGAGATCGTGTACCGCGGACCGAATCTGATGACCGGCTACTGGAACAACCCGAAGGCCACCGCGGAGGCGTTCGCAGGCGGCTGGTTCCACTCGGGTGACCTGGTGCGCCAGGACGAGGAAGGCTACGTCTGGGTGGTCGACCGCAAGAAGGACATGATCATCTCGGGCGGCGAGAACATCTACTGCGCCGAGGTCGAGAACGTCCTGGCGGCCCATCCGGCCATCATGGAGGTCGCGGTGATCGGCAGGCCGCACGAGAAGTGGGGCGAGGTACCTGTCGCGGTCGTGGCTCTCAATTCCGCGACCGCCGAATCGATCAGCCTCGGCGAGCTCGACAGCTTCCTCACCGAGCGTCTGGCGCGTTACAAGCACCCCAAGGCGCTCGAGGTCGTCGACGCGTTGCCCCGCAATCCGTCGGGCAAGGTGCTCAAGACCGAGTTGCGTGAACGCTTCGGCAGGGCAACCTCGCTTGACGGTGGCGAAAGCAACTCTGCAACAACGGTTTCTGCAGGTTGA
- a CDS encoding MCE family protein, whose protein sequence is MSIKGTLFKLGIFSLVLLTFTALIFVVFGQIRFNRTTEYSAIFKNVSGLRDGQFVRAAGVEVGKVKSVDLINGGEQAEVKFTVERSLPLFQETTAAIRYQDLIGNRYLELKRGDSDQILPPGSTIPVERTEPALDLDALVGGFRPLFRSLEPEKVNTIATSLITIFQGQGGTINDILDQTAQLTASLADRDQAIGEVIKNLNTVLDTTVRHQKQFDETLVNFETLITGLKNRADPIATSVADISDAAGSLADLLSDNRPLLKDTIGYLDVIQAPLVEQKQEVSDILVQMPQALKIIGRAGGIYGDFFNFYACDLTLKLNGLQPGGPVRTVRITTQPSGRCTPK, encoded by the coding sequence ATGAGTATCAAAGGCACGCTTTTCAAGCTCGGCATCTTCTCGCTGGTGCTGCTGACGTTCACGGCGCTGATCTTCGTGGTGTTCGGGCAGATCCGGTTCAACCGGACCACCGAGTACTCGGCGATCTTCAAGAACGTCAGTGGTCTGCGCGACGGGCAGTTCGTGCGCGCGGCCGGCGTCGAGGTGGGCAAGGTCAAGAGTGTGGACCTGATCAACGGCGGCGAGCAGGCCGAGGTCAAGTTCACCGTGGAACGGTCGCTGCCGTTGTTCCAGGAGACCACCGCGGCCATTCGCTACCAGGACCTCATCGGCAACCGCTACCTCGAGCTCAAACGCGGTGATTCCGACCAGATCCTGCCCCCGGGCAGCACCATCCCGGTCGAACGCACCGAGCCGGCGCTGGATCTCGACGCACTCGTCGGCGGTTTCCGCCCGTTGTTCCGGTCGCTGGAACCCGAGAAGGTCAACACGATCGCCACGTCGCTGATCACGATCTTCCAGGGCCAGGGCGGCACCATCAACGACATCCTCGATCAGACCGCGCAGTTGACCGCGTCGCTCGCCGACCGCGACCAGGCCATCGGTGAGGTCATCAAGAACCTCAACACCGTCCTGGACACCACGGTCAGGCATCAGAAGCAGTTCGACGAGACCCTGGTGAACTTCGAGACCCTCATCACCGGCCTGAAGAACCGTGCCGATCCGATCGCGACGTCGGTCGCGGACATCAGCGATGCCGCGGGCTCACTGGCAGACCTGTTGTCGGACAACCGGCCTCTGCTGAAGGACACCATCGGCTATCTCGATGTCATCCAGGCGCCGCTGGTGGAGCAGAAGCAAGAGGTCAGCGACATCCTGGTGCAGATGCCCCAGGCGCTGAAGATCATCGGCCGCGCCGGTGGCATCTACGGTGACTTCTTCAACTTCTACGCCTGCGATCTGACCTTGAAGCTCAACGGCCTTCAGCCGGGCGGGCCCGTGCGCACCGTCAGGATCACCACGCAACCGTCGGGTAGGTGCACGCCGAAATGA
- a CDS encoding MCE family protein, producing the protein MTEPPAPTAPLNKPKTPPYKLAGLVLGLVGVLVLALTWMQFRGQFEDKVQLTVLSGRAGLSMDPGSKVTFNGVPIGRLASIDVVEVDDNPEARLTLDVDPKYLDLIPENANVELRATTVFGNKYISFLSPKNPSAERLSASTPIRAQGVTTEFNTLFETITAISEQVDPIKLNETLTAAAQALDGLGDKFGRSIVDGNAILADVNPRMPQIRRDITGLANLGEVYADAAPDLFDGLDNAVTTARTLNEQRGNLDQALVAAVGFGNTGGDIFERGGPYLVRGAQDLLPTSALLDEYSPALFCTIRNYHDAAPKLAGALGGNGYSLLTNSLVVGVGNPYVYPDNLPRVNAKGGPEGRPGCWQPITRDLWPFPYLVMDTGASIAPYNHFELGQPMFAEYVWGRQVGENTINP; encoded by the coding sequence ATGACCGAGCCTCCAGCGCCAACCGCTCCGCTCAACAAGCCGAAGACACCGCCGTACAAGCTGGCCGGGCTCGTCCTCGGGCTTGTCGGCGTGCTCGTTCTCGCGCTCACGTGGATGCAGTTCCGCGGTCAGTTCGAGGACAAGGTTCAGCTCACGGTCCTGTCGGGCCGTGCCGGCCTGTCGATGGACCCCGGATCGAAGGTCACGTTCAACGGCGTGCCGATCGGCCGCCTGGCGTCGATCGACGTCGTCGAGGTCGACGACAATCCCGAGGCCAGGCTGACCCTGGACGTCGATCCGAAGTACCTCGACCTGATCCCCGAGAACGCGAATGTCGAGTTGCGGGCCACCACGGTGTTCGGCAACAAGTACATCTCGTTCCTGTCGCCAAAGAACCCGTCGGCCGAACGCCTCTCGGCGTCCACACCCATCCGGGCGCAGGGCGTGACCACGGAGTTCAACACGCTGTTCGAGACCATCACCGCGATCTCCGAGCAGGTCGACCCGATCAAGCTCAACGAGACCCTGACCGCTGCCGCACAAGCCCTCGACGGCCTGGGCGACAAGTTCGGCCGCTCGATCGTCGACGGCAACGCGATCCTGGCCGACGTCAATCCCCGTATGCCGCAGATCCGTCGCGACATCACGGGTCTGGCGAACCTCGGCGAGGTCTACGCCGACGCGGCCCCGGATCTGTTCGACGGTCTGGACAACGCCGTGACCACCGCACGCACCCTCAACGAGCAGCGGGGCAACCTCGATCAGGCGCTGGTGGCGGCGGTCGGGTTCGGCAACACCGGCGGCGACATCTTCGAGCGCGGCGGCCCGTACCTGGTGCGCGGCGCGCAGGACCTGTTGCCCACGTCGGCGCTGCTCGACGAGTACAGCCCGGCGCTGTTCTGCACCATCCGCAACTACCACGACGCGGCTCCGAAACTGGCCGGTGCCCTTGGCGGCAACGGCTATTCGCTGCTGACCAACTCGCTGGTGGTCGGTGTCGGCAACCCGTATGTGTACCCGGACAATCTGCCGCGGGTGAACGCCAAGGGCGGGCCGGAAGGACGGCCCGGCTGCTGGCAGCCCATCACCCGTGACCTGTGGCCATTCCCGTACCTCGTGATGGACACCGGTGCCTCGATCGCGCCCTACAACCACTTCGAACTCGGGCAGCCGATGTTCGCCGAATACGTGTGGGGCCGCCAAGTGGGGGAGAACACGATCAACCCATGA
- a CDS encoding SRPBCC family protein: MPLVSKTVEVAASAETITSIVSDFEAYPQWNPEIKGCWILARYNDGRPSQLRLDVEIQGQSGVFITAVYYPAENQIFTMLQQGDHFTKQEQRFSIVPLGPDSTLLQVDLDVEVKLPVPGPMVKKLAGETLEHLAKALEGRVEQLTQS, encoded by the coding sequence ATGCCGCTTGTGAGCAAGACTGTCGAGGTCGCCGCCTCCGCCGAGACGATCACGTCGATCGTCTCGGACTTCGAGGCGTACCCGCAATGGAACCCCGAGATCAAGGGGTGCTGGATCCTCGCCCGGTACAACGACGGCAGGCCCAGTCAGTTGCGGCTCGACGTCGAGATCCAGGGACAGTCGGGCGTGTTCATCACGGCCGTGTACTACCCGGCCGAGAACCAGATCTTCACGATGCTGCAGCAGGGCGATCATTTCACCAAGCAGGAGCAGCGGTTCTCGATCGTGCCGCTCGGACCGGACTCGACGCTGCTGCAGGTGGACCTCGACGTCGAGGTGAAGCTGCCGGTGCCCGGACCGATGGTCAAGAAGCTCGCGGGTGAGACCCTCGAGCACCTCGCGAAGGCCCTCGAGGGCCGCGTCGAGCAGCTCACCCAGAGCTGA
- a CDS encoding virulence factor Mce family protein — MRTLQGSDRFRKGLMGVIVVALIIGVGSTLTSVPMLFAVPTYYGQFADTGGLNIGDKVRIAGMDVGNVKSMEIDGDKVVIGYTLGGRTIGTESRAAIRTDTILGRKNIEIEPRGSETLKPRGVLPVGQTSAPYQIYDAFLDVTRNAAGWDTQAVRQSLNVLSETVDQTSPHLSAALDGVARFSETIGKRDEDVKKLLASANKVATVLGDRSTQVNQLLVNAQTLLAAVNERGRSVSLLLERVSSVSRQVEGFVDENPNLNHVLEQLRTVSDVLNERKQDLADILTVAGKFITSLAEALASGPYFKVMLVNLIPPTILQPFVDAAFKKRGIDPEEFWRNAGLPAFRFPDPNGERHENGAPPAAPTPLEGTPEHPGPAVPPGSPCSYTPPADGIPSPGNPLPCAHLSQGPYGPVPGGYAPPNVATSAPNPDGIAHSPGVPSAAIPGQMPPEQPGAPVEIAPGPPGARTVPVSPIPGPPDFTPGIAPPPPAITGPPPPPGPGPQLAPVGEAPLPGNPPFLPPGSQSR, encoded by the coding sequence ATGAGGACACTGCAGGGTTCCGACCGGTTCCGTAAAGGTCTGATGGGCGTCATCGTCGTGGCGCTCATCATCGGTGTCGGTTCGACGCTGACCAGCGTTCCGATGCTGTTCGCGGTGCCCACCTACTACGGGCAGTTCGCCGACACCGGCGGCCTGAACATCGGTGACAAGGTGCGTATCGCCGGCATGGACGTCGGCAACGTCAAGAGCATGGAGATCGACGGCGACAAGGTCGTGATCGGCTACACCCTCGGCGGCCGCACCATCGGGACCGAGAGCCGTGCGGCGATCCGCACCGATACGATCCTGGGCCGCAAGAACATCGAGATCGAGCCGCGCGGAAGCGAGACGCTGAAGCCGCGCGGCGTGTTGCCGGTGGGCCAGACGTCGGCGCCGTACCAGATCTACGACGCGTTCCTGGACGTCACGCGCAACGCCGCGGGCTGGGACACCCAGGCGGTGCGCCAGTCGCTGAACGTGTTGTCCGAGACCGTCGATCAGACCTCGCCGCACCTGAGCGCCGCGCTCGACGGCGTGGCCCGGTTCTCCGAGACCATCGGCAAGCGCGACGAGGACGTCAAGAAACTGCTCGCCAGCGCGAACAAGGTCGCGACGGTGCTCGGTGACCGCAGCACCCAGGTCAACCAGTTGCTGGTGAACGCGCAGACGCTTCTGGCCGCCGTCAACGAGCGTGGCCGTTCGGTGAGCCTGCTGCTGGAACGGGTTTCGTCGGTGTCGCGTCAGGTCGAGGGTTTCGTCGACGAGAACCCGAACCTCAACCATGTGCTCGAGCAGCTGCGCACCGTCAGCGACGTGCTCAACGAGCGCAAGCAGGACCTCGCCGACATCCTCACGGTCGCAGGCAAATTCATCACGTCGCTGGCCGAGGCGCTGGCGTCGGGCCCGTACTTCAAGGTCATGCTGGTGAACCTGATCCCGCCGACCATCCTGCAGCCCTTCGTCGACGCGGCGTTCAAGAAGCGCGGCATCGACCCGGAAGAGTTCTGGCGCAACGCCGGTCTGCCCGCGTTCCGGTTCCCGGACCCCAACGGCGAGCGTCACGAGAACGGCGCGCCGCCTGCCGCCCCGACACCGCTGGAGGGCACCCCGGAGCATCCGGGCCCGGCCGTCCCGCCCGGGTCGCCGTGCTCGTACACGCCTCCCGCGGACGGCATTCCGTCACCGGGCAACCCGCTGCCGTGTGCGCATCTCAGCCAGGGACCGTACGGACCGGTCCCCGGTGGTTACGCACCGCCGAACGTCGCCACCTCGGCACCCAACCCTGATGGGATCGCCCATTCGCCCGGCGTGCCGAGCGCGGCGATCCCCGGTCAGATGCCCCCGGAGCAGCCGGGTGCGCCGGTCGAGATCGCACCCGGTCCGCCCGGTGCGCGCACCGTCCCGGTCAGCCCGATCCCCGGGCCGCCGGACTTCACGCCGGGCATCGCGCCCCCGCCGCCGGCCATCACCGGTCCGCCGCCACCTCCGGGCCCCGGCCCGCAGTTGGCCCCCGTCGGTGAAGCGCCGCTCCCAGGCAATCCGCCGTTCCTTCCGCCGGGTTCGCAGTCGAGATAG
- a CDS encoding GntR family transcriptional regulator has translation MNTPVRTGAQPRRGVRREQLSDEVAAHLRAEIMTGALRPGTFIRLDETAAALGVSITPVREALRTLRGEGMVQLEPHRGHVVVPMSRTDVEDIFWLQATIARELAATTVTRITDHQIDELERLNDELEIAVGRGDPDEISTIEFAFHRAFNHASGRIKLAWFLLHVARYLPALIYSTDPGWGQQAVAGHRLLIEALRRRDARRVVQLNGAQFTDGARRLIARLEEIGMWD, from the coding sequence GTGAACACGCCCGTCAGGACCGGCGCGCAACCGCGCCGCGGAGTGCGTCGCGAACAACTCTCCGACGAGGTGGCGGCCCACCTGCGGGCCGAGATCATGACCGGGGCACTGCGTCCGGGCACGTTCATCAGGCTCGACGAGACCGCGGCCGCGCTGGGCGTCAGCATCACCCCGGTGCGCGAGGCGCTGCGGACCCTGCGCGGCGAGGGGATGGTGCAGCTCGAACCCCACCGCGGCCACGTCGTCGTGCCGATGAGCCGCACCGACGTCGAGGACATCTTCTGGCTGCAGGCGACCATCGCCCGCGAACTCGCCGCCACGACCGTCACCCGGATCACCGACCACCAGATCGACGAACTCGAACGCCTCAACGACGAACTCGAAATCGCCGTCGGGCGCGGCGACCCCGACGAGATCTCGACAATCGAGTTCGCGTTCCACCGTGCGTTCAACCATGCCAGCGGGCGCATCAAGCTGGCGTGGTTTCTGCTGCACGTCGCGCGGTATCTGCCCGCCCTGATCTACTCGACAGACCCCGGCTGGGGGCAGCAGGCCGTGGCCGGCCACCGGTTGCTCATCGAGGCGTTGCGGCGCCGCGACGCGCGGCGCGTCGTACAACTCAACGGCGCACAGTTCACCGACGGCGCGCGGCGACTGATCGCGCGCCTCGAAGAGATCGGGATGTGGGACTAG
- a CDS encoding virulence factor Mce family protein — MSTIFNIRNIQLPRLSRAAVIIGALVVAAALVAGYFGMNAYRKLTNTTVTAYFPEVLALYPGDKVLIMGVRVGSIDSIETAGDKMKVVFHFNNKYKVPENATASILNPSLVASRVIQLSPPYTGGPTLRDGAVLDVDRTQVPIEYGEVRNQVTRLLADLGPTPEQPKGPFGDIIESFADGFAGKGEQLNRTLRGLSDALTALNEGRGDFFAVVKSLALFVNALHRSDQQFVALNNDLAQFTNSFTNTDQELANALQDLNRVLKTTREFLDRNGGVLTHDIDNLEQVTTAILQPEPRDGLETGLHAYPNLAANVLNINSPNQGGIIGLPVLPGVTNFSNPLQFVCSSIQAGSRLGYQESAELCAQYLAPIMDAIKFNYLPFGMNLASTAMTLPKQIAYSEKRLQPPPGYKDTTVPGIWSRDTLFSHGNHEPGWIVAPGMQGVQVQPATANMLTPESLAELLGGPDIVPPPAPPAFGTTRGGNLPGPPNAFDENNPLPPPWYPQPGPPPAPAPGVIPGDPLSAVAPAAPAAPAAPAPAGPPLPAEAGAG; from the coding sequence ATGTCAACGATTTTCAACATCCGGAACATCCAGTTGCCCAGGCTCTCCCGGGCGGCTGTGATCATCGGTGCCCTCGTCGTGGCCGCCGCGCTGGTGGCCGGCTATTTCGGGATGAACGCCTACCGCAAGCTGACCAACACGACGGTCACCGCGTACTTCCCCGAGGTGCTCGCGCTGTACCCCGGCGACAAGGTGCTCATCATGGGTGTCCGGGTCGGCTCGATCGATTCGATCGAGACCGCGGGCGACAAGATGAAAGTGGTCTTCCACTTCAACAACAAATACAAGGTGCCGGAGAACGCGACGGCCTCGATCCTCAACCCGAGCCTCGTGGCCTCGCGCGTGATCCAGTTGTCCCCGCCCTACACCGGTGGGCCCACCCTGCGCGACGGTGCGGTGCTCGACGTCGACCGCACGCAGGTCCCGATCGAGTACGGCGAGGTGCGCAACCAGGTCACGCGTCTGCTGGCCGATCTGGGGCCCACGCCCGAACAGCCCAAGGGTCCGTTCGGCGACATCATCGAGTCGTTCGCGGACGGATTCGCAGGCAAGGGTGAACAACTCAACCGCACACTGCGGGGTCTGTCGGATGCGCTGACCGCACTCAACGAGGGACGCGGCGACTTCTTCGCCGTGGTGAAGAGTTTGGCATTGTTCGTCAACGCGCTGCATCGCAGTGATCAGCAGTTCGTGGCGCTCAACAACGACCTGGCGCAGTTCACCAACTCGTTCACCAACACCGATCAGGAACTCGCGAACGCGCTGCAGGACCTCAACCGGGTGCTCAAGACCACGCGGGAGTTCCTGGACCGCAACGGCGGTGTGCTGACCCACGACATCGACAACCTGGAGCAGGTCACCACGGCGATCCTGCAGCCCGAGCCGCGCGACGGTCTCGAGACGGGTCTGCACGCGTACCCGAACCTGGCGGCCAACGTGCTGAACATCAACTCGCCCAACCAGGGCGGCATCATCGGTCTGCCGGTGCTGCCGGGTGTCACGAACTTCTCGAACCCGCTGCAGTTCGTCTGCAGCTCGATCCAGGCGGGAAGCCGTTTGGGCTACCAGGAATCCGCGGAGCTGTGCGCGCAGTACCTGGCACCGATCATGGACGCCATCAAGTTCAACTACCTGCCGTTCGGCATGAACCTGGCGAGCACGGCCATGACCCTGCCCAAGCAGATCGCCTACTCGGAGAAGCGGCTTCAGCCGCCGCCGGGGTACAAGGACACCACTGTGCCGGGCATCTGGTCGCGTGACACGTTGTTCTCGCACGGCAACCACGAGCCGGGCTGGATCGTGGCGCCCGGCATGCAGGGTGTGCAGGTGCAGCCGGCCACGGCCAACATGCTGACCCCCGAGTCGCTCGCCGAGCTGCTCGGTGGCCCCGACATCGTGCCGCCGCCCGCGCCGCCGGCTTTCGGGACGACGCGCGGTGGCAACCTGCCCGGCCCGCCGAATGCGTTCGACGAGAACAATCCGCTGCCGCCGCCGTGGTATCCGCAGCCCGGACCGCCCCCGGCTCCGGCACCCGGAGTGATCCCCGGTGATCCGCTGTCGGCCGTCGCACCCGCGGCTCCGGCCGCGCCCGCGGCACCGGCACCCGCCGGACCGCCACTGCCCGCTGAAGCAGGAGCAGGCTGA